In a genomic window of Acidimicrobiia bacterium:
- a CDS encoding polysaccharide biosynthesis/export family protein, which translates to MKALARFLVVFGVVASLGQFATGCADNPPATYPTIAPFDETQIPLGPADKIELVIYYGSHEIKADYVIDPAGDIEVQFIGRVPVQGKTAHTIQEDVKQRLADGYLIDPIVNITVAEINSQKLSVFGQVARSGSIKFAPGMTIVDAIADSGGFSPLARKNMVKVTRMLDGKPAIYKIPVESIAEGTRPNFPVMPGDQVFVPERAW; encoded by the coding sequence ATGAAAGCGCTCGCCCGGTTTCTCGTCGTGTTCGGAGTGGTTGCGAGCCTTGGCCAGTTCGCCACGGGGTGCGCGGATAACCCACCCGCGACCTATCCGACCATCGCGCCATTCGACGAAACCCAGATTCCCCTCGGCCCTGCGGACAAGATCGAGCTGGTCATCTACTACGGATCCCACGAGATCAAGGCCGACTACGTGATCGATCCCGCAGGGGACATCGAGGTCCAGTTCATCGGGCGCGTGCCTGTCCAGGGCAAGACGGCTCACACCATCCAAGAAGACGTGAAGCAGCGTCTGGCGGACGGGTATCTGATCGACCCGATCGTCAACATCACGGTCGCCGAGATCAACTCGCAGAAGCTGTCGGTGTTCGGTCAGGTCGCGCGCAGCGGCTCGATCAAGTTCGCACCTGGGATGACGATCGTCGACGCGATCGCCGACAGCGGTGGGTTCTCCCCGCTCGCACGCAAGAACATGGTCAAGGTGACGCGCATGCTCGACGGTAAGCCGGCGATCTACAAGATCCCGGTCGAGAGCATCGCCGAGGGGACACGTCCCAACTTCCCGGTGATGCCCGGCGATCAGGTCTTCGTCCCGGAACGCGCCTGGTAG
- a CDS encoding HAD family hydrolase — MLEAIVFDFDGVILESADVKTDAFIDLYAHHGPAVTAKVREHHLANLGISRFKKFAWISENVLGERLGDDASAALGRRFSELALAKVLAAPFVTGAEGALTALRVPLFVASGTPQDELTMIVERRGLTPRFREVHGSPSEKPAVLRGLMQRHSWSRDQVLFIGDGYTDYEAAVDAGVEFLARDTPALHDRWMQLGVRRAPDLSDLAARVAAW; from the coding sequence GTGCTTGAAGCAATCGTATTCGATTTCGATGGGGTCATCCTCGAGTCGGCGGACGTCAAGACCGACGCGTTCATCGACCTCTATGCGCATCACGGTCCCGCGGTGACTGCGAAGGTTCGCGAGCATCACCTCGCGAACCTCGGCATCTCCCGGTTCAAGAAGTTCGCGTGGATCTCGGAGAACGTGCTTGGCGAGCGCTTGGGCGATGACGCCAGCGCCGCGCTCGGACGTCGCTTCTCCGAGCTCGCTCTGGCCAAGGTCCTGGCCGCGCCGTTCGTGACCGGCGCCGAGGGTGCGCTCACGGCGCTGCGCGTGCCGCTGTTCGTCGCATCGGGGACGCCGCAGGACGAGCTGACGATGATCGTCGAGCGGCGAGGATTGACGCCGCGGTTCCGCGAGGTCCACGGCTCACCGTCCGAGAAGCCGGCCGTGCTGCGTGGCCTGATGCAGCGCCATAGTTGGTCGCGCGATCAAGTGCTGTTCATCGGCGACGGCTATACCGACTACGAAGCCGCGGTCGATGCGGGCGTGGAGTTCCTCGCACGCGACACGCCGGCGTTGCACGACCGCTGGATGCAGCTCGGGGTGCGCCGAGCACCCGACCTATCGGATCTCGCAGCGCGAGTCGCTGCGTGGTGA
- a CDS encoding aminotransferase class I/II-fold pyridoxal phosphate-dependent enzyme has product MARIYLSAPDLAGTELGLVSEAIASNWIAPLGPHVDAFEAEMSARLDVPHAVALSSGTAALHLALLALRIGAGDEVWASTLTFAATANAIHYVGATPVFLDSEQATWNLDPVLLAEELRAAARRDALPKALIVVDLYGQCANYEPIVSACREHGVWLIEDAAEALGATYRGRPAGSFGDLSILSFNGNKIITTSGGGMLLGARAEWIERARYLATQARERAAHYEHVEVGYNYRLSNLLAAVGRAQLADLDRRVAARRAINARYRAALADLPGWTFTPEPAFGRSTFWLTCALMSSSAARDHVIAALAREDIEARPLWKPMHRQPAFARARAIGGTVAERLFETGLCLPSGSGMTASQLEHVIHTIRATA; this is encoded by the coding sequence ATGGCGCGAATCTACCTGTCTGCACCTGATCTGGCCGGCACCGAGCTCGGCCTGGTGTCGGAGGCCATCGCATCGAACTGGATCGCGCCGCTCGGGCCGCATGTCGACGCATTCGAGGCTGAGATGTCCGCGCGACTCGACGTGCCCCATGCCGTCGCGTTGTCGAGTGGAACGGCCGCCCTGCACCTCGCGCTGCTCGCGCTTCGCATCGGCGCAGGTGACGAGGTATGGGCCTCCACCCTGACGTTCGCTGCGACCGCCAACGCCATCCACTACGTTGGCGCGACACCGGTATTTCTCGATAGCGAGCAGGCGACCTGGAACCTCGATCCGGTCTTACTCGCCGAAGAGCTTCGCGCGGCCGCGCGTCGAGACGCGTTGCCGAAGGCGTTGATCGTCGTGGATCTCTATGGCCAGTGCGCCAACTACGAGCCGATCGTCTCGGCGTGCCGAGAGCATGGCGTGTGGCTGATCGAGGATGCCGCCGAGGCGCTCGGCGCGACCTATCGCGGACGTCCCGCGGGATCGTTTGGAGATCTATCGATCCTGTCCTTCAACGGCAACAAGATCATCACGACGTCCGGCGGCGGCATGTTGTTGGGCGCGCGCGCCGAATGGATCGAACGCGCGCGCTACCTCGCGACGCAGGCTCGCGAGCGAGCCGCTCACTACGAGCACGTCGAGGTCGGCTACAACTACCGCCTCAGCAACCTGCTCGCCGCCGTCGGGCGCGCGCAGCTCGCCGATCTCGATCGCCGGGTCGCCGCGCGCCGCGCGATCAACGCACGCTACCGCGCCGCCCTCGCCGACCTTCCCGGCTGGACGTTCACGCCGGAGCCTGCCTTCGGGAGGTCGACGTTCTGGCTGACGTGCGCACTGATGTCGTCGAGCGCAGCTCGCGACCACGTCATCGCTGCGCTCGCGCGCGAGGACATCGAGGCGCGTCCGCTGTGGAAGCCGATGCACCGCCAGCCAGCGTTCGCGCGGGCGCGGGCGATCGGCGGGACGGTGGCCGAACGGCTATTCGAGACCGGACTGTGCCTGCCGAGCGGCTCGGGGATGACGGCCAGCCAGCTCGAGCACGTGATTCACACGATTCGCGCGACGGCGTGA
- a CDS encoding glycosyltransferase — MTGRVAAKRVLLFRPEMGDGGADRITLTVLELLDRNKFMPMLALVRARGVLLSKVPSDVPIIDLGASRLVFAVPALARAIRRADPDIIFSTSGGGNAVAVAARMLARSRARLVLSERSAVFRDTVSRRRRALELPLKRFAYRHADLVTAVSDGVARELVERLALPPALVRTVFNPVLTPGADAAAREPVVDPWFAPDAITPVFVACGRLVAQKDYPTMLAAFTRLRCTHDARLAILGEGPLRASLEDRVRALGLTAHVRFLGFDPNPLKYMARARALLQSSVVEGLPGVLIQAMGVGTPVIATDCNHGPREVVRDGVDGWLVPVGDSDGIARRAAQILDEPGLRERFAEAARIAAKRFAFDVAMPVYERALTGEPELAA, encoded by the coding sequence GTGACCGGCCGCGTGGCCGCGAAGCGTGTCTTGCTGTTTCGCCCCGAGATGGGCGACGGCGGCGCCGATCGCATCACGCTGACGGTCCTCGAGCTACTCGATCGCAACAAGTTCATGCCGATGCTCGCGCTGGTCCGCGCTCGCGGCGTGTTGCTGTCCAAGGTGCCCAGCGACGTACCGATCATCGACCTCGGGGCGTCGCGGCTCGTGTTCGCAGTACCCGCGCTTGCACGCGCGATCCGGCGTGCCGACCCGGACATCATCTTCTCGACGTCGGGCGGCGGGAACGCGGTCGCGGTCGCCGCGCGCATGCTAGCCCGCAGCCGCGCGAGGCTCGTGCTGTCGGAGCGGAGCGCGGTGTTCCGCGACACCGTGAGCCGTCGGCGCCGCGCTCTCGAGTTGCCGCTGAAGCGGTTCGCGTACCGGCACGCCGATCTCGTGACCGCAGTCTCCGACGGCGTTGCGCGCGAGCTCGTCGAGCGACTCGCGCTACCGCCGGCGCTCGTTCGCACGGTCTTCAACCCGGTCCTCACGCCGGGTGCGGACGCCGCCGCGCGTGAGCCGGTTGTCGATCCTTGGTTCGCACCAGACGCAATCACTCCGGTGTTCGTCGCATGCGGTCGGCTCGTCGCCCAGAAAGACTACCCGACGATGCTCGCGGCATTCACCCGGCTGCGTTGTACGCACGACGCGAGGCTCGCGATCCTGGGCGAAGGTCCGCTCCGCGCGAGCCTCGAGGACCGCGTGCGCGCTCTAGGGCTCACCGCGCACGTTCGCTTCCTCGGGTTCGACCCCAACCCGCTCAAGTACATGGCGCGTGCTCGCGCGCTGCTCCAGTCGTCGGTCGTCGAGGGTCTGCCCGGTGTATTGATCCAGGCCATGGGGGTCGGCACGCCGGTGATCGCCACCGACTGCAACCACGGCCCGCGTGAGGTCGTTCGAGACGGCGTCGATGGCTGGCTCGTTCCGGTCGGCGACTCCGATGGGATCGCCCGGCGCGCGGCGCAGATACTCGACGAGCCCGGTTTGCGCGAGCGCTTCGCCGAAGCCGCGCGCATTGCGGCAAAACGCTTCGCGTTCGACGTCGCGATGCCAGTTTACGAGCGCGCGCTGACCGGCGAGCCGGAGCTCGCCGCGTGA
- a CDS encoding glycosyltransferase family 4 protein — protein sequence MRVVVIGGWAPSLVRFRGPLLAAMVARGHDVIAMAADGSDVVTRQLAELGVRFEPIALARTGIDPIEDTRAFAALVRTLRAHRPDLVFGYTIKPIVYGSLAASVAGVPWRAAMITGLGYALATPRTAKQRAVAVVARSLYRAALARCQAVFVQNADDLAELRARHVLASTAPVTMVRGSGVDLEHYAKAPLPDGDPTFLFLGRLLHDKGIGEYVAAAARVRERHPQARFRVVGWLDSNPECVRRDELDRWCAAGLIDYRGPTEDVRPHLRDAHVVVLPSYREGTPRSVLEAMSTGRAVITTDAPGCRDTIVDGVSGLLVPVRDPGALARAALRLVESRALVERLAAGARARVESLYDARQVASQMLETMGL from the coding sequence ATGCGCGTCGTCGTGATCGGCGGCTGGGCGCCGTCGCTGGTGCGGTTTCGTGGGCCGCTGTTGGCCGCGATGGTCGCGCGCGGCCACGACGTGATCGCGATGGCCGCCGACGGCAGCGACGTTGTGACGCGCCAGCTCGCCGAGCTCGGAGTGCGGTTCGAGCCGATCGCGCTCGCTCGCACCGGGATCGACCCGATCGAGGATACCCGCGCATTCGCGGCACTCGTCCGCACGCTCCGCGCGCACCGGCCGGACCTCGTCTTCGGCTACACGATCAAGCCGATCGTGTACGGCAGCCTCGCGGCCTCCGTCGCTGGCGTGCCGTGGCGGGCCGCGATGATCACCGGCTTGGGCTACGCACTCGCGACGCCGCGGACGGCGAAGCAGCGCGCGGTTGCGGTCGTCGCGCGCTCGCTCTATCGCGCCGCGCTGGCGCGCTGCCAGGCCGTGTTCGTCCAGAACGCCGACGATCTGGCCGAGCTCCGCGCTCGCCACGTGCTTGCCTCGACCGCGCCGGTGACGATGGTGCGCGGCAGTGGTGTCGATCTCGAGCACTACGCGAAGGCACCGCTACCCGACGGCGATCCGACCTTCCTGTTCCTCGGCCGCTTGCTGCACGACAAGGGAATCGGCGAATACGTCGCCGCGGCGGCGCGCGTGCGCGAGCGTCACCCGCAGGCGCGGTTTCGCGTCGTTGGCTGGCTCGACTCGAATCCCGAGTGCGTACGCCGCGACGAGCTCGATCGCTGGTGTGCCGCGGGCTTGATCGACTACCGCGGTCCCACGGAGGACGTTCGACCGCACTTGCGCGACGCGCATGTCGTCGTGTTGCCGTCGTATCGCGAGGGCACGCCTCGCTCGGTGCTCGAGGCGATGAGCACGGGCCGCGCCGTGATCACGACGGACGCACCCGGCTGTCGCGACACGATCGTCGATGGCGTCAGCGGGCTGCTGGTGCCGGTCCGCGATCCGGGGGCGCTGGCACGTGCCGCGCTACGCCTGGTGGAGTCGCGCGCGCTCGTCGAGCGCCTCGCCGCCGGGGCACGAGCTCGCGTCGAGAGCCTCTACGACGCTCGGCAGGTCGCAAGCCAGATGCTTGAAACCATGGGACTTTAG
- a CDS encoding NAD(P)-dependent oxidoreductase, whose protein sequence is MKILVTGGAGFLGSHLVDTLVERGHVVTVLDREVPHQLPRGAVAIAGDLRDSAAVASAVAGHDAVYHLGGFADLNAARTRPLDTVQTNIVGTIHVLEAMRQHGIQRFLFASTAYVYSREGGFYRCSKQACESYIEEYGRAFDIRYTVIRYGSLYGPRADATNGVYRLLRTAITEGRISYAGAPDDVREYIHVEDAARMSADVLDDAFVGQHVMLSGSSPTRAADLFMMFQELLGRKLEVQYRRVEGPGSGHYAVTPYAYTPRAGRKLVTTHYVDMGQGLLTLVEQIHAELDRA, encoded by the coding sequence ATGAAGATCCTCGTCACCGGCGGCGCCGGCTTCCTCGGTAGTCACCTCGTCGACACGCTCGTCGAGCGCGGTCACGTCGTGACGGTGCTCGATCGCGAGGTGCCTCACCAGCTGCCGCGTGGTGCTGTAGCCATCGCCGGCGATCTACGTGACTCCGCCGCGGTCGCGTCCGCCGTCGCGGGTCACGACGCCGTGTACCACCTCGGTGGGTTCGCAGATCTCAACGCCGCACGCACGCGTCCGCTGGACACCGTGCAGACCAACATCGTCGGCACGATCCACGTGCTCGAAGCGATGCGGCAGCACGGAATCCAGCGATTCCTGTTCGCATCGACCGCTTACGTGTACAGCCGCGAGGGTGGCTTCTATCGCTGTTCCAAACAGGCCTGCGAGTCGTACATCGAGGAGTACGGTCGCGCCTTCGACATCCGCTACACCGTGATCCGCTACGGCTCGCTGTACGGACCACGCGCCGACGCGACCAACGGCGTGTACCGGCTGCTGCGCACCGCGATCACGGAGGGCAGGATCTCGTATGCCGGTGCGCCCGACGACGTTCGCGAGTACATCCATGTCGAGGACGCGGCGCGGATGTCCGCCGACGTGCTCGACGATGCATTCGTCGGTCAACACGTCATGCTCAGCGGCTCGAGCCCGACGCGCGCGGCCGACCTGTTCATGATGTTCCAAGAGCTCTTGGGGCGGAAGCTCGAGGTTCAGTACCGGCGTGTCGAAGGGCCGGGCAGCGGTCACTACGCAGTGACCCCCTATGCGTACACGCCACGCGCCGGGCGCAAGCTCGTGACCACACACTACGTCGATATGGGCCAAGGACTTCTCACGCTCGTGGAGCAGATCCACGCGGAGCTCGACCGTGCTTGA
- a CDS encoding NTP transferase domain-containing protein, which yields MNVAIVTARAGSKSIIDKNVLPLCGQPMVQYPIKAAQAAKRIAEVWVSTDGDAIASASRDAGAKIIPRPDELGGDSVNHGIVIKHAVEYVDARVDNLENIVLLLGNTVYIDGEIIDRALGLLDERRELDSVMTVWEAADDHPYRALQINNDGLIETFGGPRKVSTERQSYPKAYYYDQGVWAFRKRTVQTQDGPNPWWWMGKSVLPIVRPWVTGRDIHGLIDVFYSEQWVGHPDIVAKINEENH from the coding sequence ATGAATGTAGCGATCGTCACCGCCCGCGCAGGTTCGAAGTCCATCATCGACAAGAACGTGCTGCCCCTATGCGGGCAGCCGATGGTGCAGTACCCCATCAAAGCCGCCCAGGCGGCGAAGCGCATCGCCGAGGTCTGGGTGTCGACCGACGGCGACGCGATCGCGTCGGCCTCGCGCGATGCCGGCGCGAAGATCATCCCGCGCCCGGACGAGCTCGGCGGAGACAGCGTCAATCACGGCATCGTGATCAAGCACGCCGTCGAGTACGTCGACGCGCGCGTCGACAACCTCGAGAACATCGTCTTGCTGCTCGGCAATACCGTGTACATCGATGGCGAGATCATCGATCGAGCTCTCGGGTTGCTCGACGAGCGCCGCGAGCTCGACTCGGTAATGACGGTCTGGGAGGCTGCAGATGATCATCCGTACCGCGCCCTCCAGATCAACAACGACGGCCTGATCGAGACGTTCGGTGGTCCGCGCAAGGTATCCACAGAGCGTCAGAGCTACCCGAAAGCCTACTACTACGATCAGGGTGTGTGGGCCTTCCGCAAGCGCACCGTTCAGACCCAGGACGGTCCAAACCCGTGGTGGTGGATGGGCAAGAGCGTCCTTCCAATCGTTCGGCCGTGGGTGACTGGCCGCGACATCCACGGCCTGATCGATGTTTTCTACTCCGAGCAGTGGGTTGGCCACCCGGACATCGTCGCGAAGATCAACGAAGAGAATCACTGA
- a CDS encoding glycosyltransferase family 4 protein: MRMCEAFAAVGHSVTLVGKRPEADATLAPDPFAFYGVRRTFELDLVARPPRRGGGLVYAVGVVRHVLAARRDVDLVYSRDLLGGWIATELGLPTAYEAHGVFDREWQRGLWRRMVNAPSFRGLVPISNAMIGELERVDLLPRARPIVVAHSPASRPAACGARAACATPPRIAYVGSIYPGRGIELVLRVAKRMPGCTFHIIGGSDSEVERWRTGEVPTNVTFRGFCAPATLPALYRDMDVLLMPYPHAGIHGATRRLDTAKYCSPMKMFEYMAAGVPIVASDLPVLQEVLVDGRNALIAAANDDVAWARAIDRLLHDRALRVALAETAFADLAEFTPEARVSRILAGLAPTGSNRPGSRTAPGRSTAA, encoded by the coding sequence ATGCGGATGTGCGAAGCTTTCGCTGCGGTCGGCCACTCCGTGACGCTCGTCGGCAAGCGCCCCGAAGCCGACGCGACGCTCGCGCCGGACCCCTTCGCGTTCTACGGAGTGCGTCGGACATTCGAGCTCGATCTCGTCGCGCGCCCCCCCCGACGTGGCGGCGGCCTGGTGTACGCCGTCGGCGTCGTGCGCCACGTACTCGCCGCGCGGCGCGACGTCGACCTCGTGTACTCGCGCGACCTGCTGGGCGGTTGGATCGCGACGGAGCTTGGCCTGCCGACGGCGTACGAGGCACACGGCGTGTTCGATCGCGAGTGGCAACGCGGGCTGTGGCGTCGGATGGTGAACGCTCCGAGCTTTCGCGGGCTCGTGCCGATCTCCAATGCAATGATCGGCGAGCTCGAACGCGTGGACCTGTTGCCGCGCGCCCGCCCGATCGTCGTCGCGCACAGCCCCGCGAGCCGCCCGGCGGCGTGCGGAGCGCGCGCAGCATGCGCGACACCGCCGAGGATCGCGTATGTCGGGAGCATCTATCCGGGCCGCGGGATCGAGCTCGTGCTTCGTGTCGCGAAACGGATGCCCGGTTGCACGTTCCACATCATCGGCGGCTCGGACAGCGAGGTCGAGCGGTGGCGCACCGGCGAGGTCCCCACCAACGTGACGTTTCGTGGGTTCTGTGCACCGGCGACTCTGCCCGCGCTGTATCGCGACATGGACGTGCTGCTGATGCCGTACCCACATGCTGGGATCCACGGCGCCACGCGTCGTCTCGACACGGCGAAGTACTGCTCGCCGATGAAGATGTTCGAGTACATGGCGGCTGGCGTCCCGATCGTGGCGTCGGATCTGCCCGTGCTGCAGGAGGTCCTCGTCGACGGGCGAAATGCCTTGATCGCCGCGGCCAATGACGATGTCGCCTGGGCTCGCGCGATCGATCGCCTCCTCCACGACCGCGCGCTCCGCGTCGCGCTCGCCGAGACCGCGTTCGCGGACCTGGCCGAGTTCACGCCCGAGGCGCGCGTTTCACGGATCTTGGCGGGCCTCGCGCCAACAGGGTCGAATCGGCCAGGCTCACGAACAGCGCCAGGAAGATCCACAGCAGCGTGA
- a CDS encoding O-antigen ligase family protein, whose product MRLRDKVSIGVGVVALTWCVLALGSALRWIAAIDALLVGLALVPLVTSRRGLGRSPLIITILLALVLTLLQLVPWPAGWLDALNPIGDGLRNDGASLAGVSPWDAITLDVPGTLRAIAYFVTLLGVAVIALRFAHSERGRLACLSAVAGICLVTVVVVAIHTVFDASTLYGLYTPEQASPPVLGPLLNANHLGGLCALGCAVSTGLLLYPKQSRAARIVWAVTILGTLVVVLATLSRGALLAALAGIGVTLGTYAAQRLARPVDRRARSARRRFMMTSLPIGAVALCMMTVIVFTSTGTAHQLEDTSLQEIHDPRSKYEAWRSATTLIEEAPWAGVGRGAFEPAFTRVHKASSFLTFSHVENEYMQAVIDWGIPGAIALALAFGWIGVVALRRWRDGPLAAAGLGGLATVLVQSNVDFGVELLGLAVPVTIVAATLTYTYVRPLRSKLVAPVAVLRLALIGLLGIVAYTMFSPMTSTVEEDHDLLDEHPSDDVVREELARHPLDYYGYAIDAKFELEEREPDVIPLLNHSLELHPNHTGLHRFAGRILLALDHVDQAALEYSSALEGITDPRNIIYEIDHSFPANKAAEAIPTDYDSLDLIVTALTKDGHRDIALQWIRRVVEQRPRDLTAIDMLYMLAADAGDDTLAERAVRNRIAVIWSPHAALQLAQILLRRHADSEVLTLLANVQDWHGRIEDQGEAWLALCDAKLALHDVDGATKCLHRLDIEGLLVGEREEIKRRLDEIERERKQQDLLEHYQTGTPDVVLPGQHLPKTKPPPSTP is encoded by the coding sequence ATGCGGCTTCGAGACAAAGTCTCGATCGGCGTCGGCGTCGTCGCGCTGACGTGGTGCGTGCTCGCGCTCGGAAGCGCGCTGCGCTGGATCGCCGCGATCGATGCGTTGCTGGTCGGGCTGGCTCTCGTCCCGCTCGTGACATCGCGACGAGGCCTCGGCCGTTCGCCTCTGATCATCACGATCCTGCTCGCGCTCGTGTTGACGCTACTCCAGCTCGTACCGTGGCCTGCAGGTTGGCTCGATGCCCTGAATCCGATCGGGGACGGGCTCCGCAACGACGGCGCGAGCCTGGCGGGAGTGTCGCCGTGGGATGCCATCACGCTCGACGTTCCCGGGACGCTGCGCGCGATCGCTTACTTCGTCACGCTGCTCGGGGTCGCAGTCATCGCGCTTCGATTCGCCCACTCCGAGCGCGGGCGACTCGCATGTCTCAGCGCCGTCGCCGGGATCTGCTTGGTCACCGTGGTCGTGGTGGCGATCCACACGGTCTTCGACGCGTCGACGCTGTACGGGCTGTACACGCCCGAGCAGGCATCACCACCGGTGCTCGGCCCACTCTTGAATGCGAACCACCTCGGTGGCTTGTGCGCGTTGGGGTGCGCGGTCTCGACCGGATTGCTTCTCTATCCCAAGCAGTCGCGCGCCGCGCGCATCGTGTGGGCGGTGACGATCCTGGGCACGCTCGTCGTCGTGCTGGCCACCCTGTCTCGAGGTGCGCTCCTGGCGGCGCTCGCCGGCATCGGCGTCACGCTCGGGACCTATGCGGCGCAGCGCCTCGCGCGCCCCGTCGACCGACGGGCTCGCTCTGCGCGCCGGCGGTTCATGATGACCTCGCTGCCGATTGGAGCGGTCGCGCTCTGCATGATGACGGTGATCGTGTTCACGAGCACGGGCACGGCTCATCAGCTGGAGGACACGTCGCTCCAGGAGATCCACGACCCGCGCAGCAAGTACGAGGCATGGCGGTCCGCGACCACCCTGATCGAGGAGGCACCGTGGGCTGGCGTCGGACGTGGCGCCTTCGAGCCTGCCTTCACGCGCGTACACAAGGCGAGCTCGTTCCTGACGTTCTCGCACGTCGAGAACGAGTACATGCAGGCCGTGATCGACTGGGGCATCCCCGGCGCGATCGCGCTCGCACTCGCGTTCGGCTGGATCGGCGTCGTCGCGCTGCGAAGATGGCGAGATGGACCACTCGCTGCCGCTGGACTCGGTGGTCTCGCAACGGTGCTCGTGCAGAGCAACGTCGACTTCGGTGTGGAGCTACTCGGCCTCGCCGTGCCGGTCACGATCGTCGCAGCGACGCTGACGTACACCTACGTTCGCCCGCTGCGCTCGAAACTCGTGGCGCCGGTCGCCGTCCTCCGGCTTGCTCTGATCGGGCTGCTCGGGATCGTCGCGTACACGATGTTCTCGCCGATGACGAGCACGGTCGAAGAGGATCACGATCTTCTCGACGAGCATCCGTCGGACGATGTCGTTCGCGAGGAGCTCGCGCGCCATCCGCTCGACTACTATGGCTATGCGATCGACGCGAAGTTCGAGCTCGAGGAGCGCGAGCCCGACGTGATCCCGCTCCTCAACCATTCGCTCGAGCTCCACCCCAACCACACCGGCCTGCACCGGTTCGCAGGCCGCATCCTGCTCGCGCTCGATCACGTCGATCAGGCGGCGCTCGAGTACTCGTCCGCGCTCGAAGGCATCACCGACCCGCGGAACATCATCTACGAGATCGACCACAGTTTCCCAGCAAACAAGGCTGCGGAGGCAATCCCGACCGACTACGACAGCCTCGATCTGATCGTCACCGCGCTCACCAAGGACGGGCATCGAGACATCGCCCTCCAGTGGATCCGCCGCGTTGTCGAGCAACGGCCGCGCGACCTGACGGCCATCGACATGTTGTACATGCTCGCCGCCGATGCGGGCGACGACACGCTCGCCGAGCGCGCGGTACGGAATCGGATCGCTGTGATCTGGAGCCCGCACGCAGCACTTCAGCTCGCGCAGATCCTGCTCCGGCGTCACGCCGACAGCGAGGTCCTGACGCTCCTCGCGAACGTTCAAGACTGGCACGGGCGGATCGAGGACCAGGGTGAAGCCTGGCTAGCCCTCTGCGACGCCAAGCTAGCGCTGCACGACGTCGACGGCGCGACCAAGTGCCTTCACCGCCTCGATATCGAGGGCTTGCTCGTCGGCGAGCGCGAGGAGATCAAGCGCCGTCTCGACGAGATCGAACGCGAGCGTAAGCAGCAGGATCTTCTCGAGCACTACCAGACGGGGACTCCCGACGTCGTATTGCCCGGCCAACACCTTCCGAAGACCAAGCCTCCACCGAGCACGCCGTGA
- a CDS encoding acetyltransferase, with translation MARLVVIGAGGHGKVVVATAQALGWTVTVADDDRANWGGQLLGVPVDGPVAPVLADTTATCVLAIGSNAVRARLARGARCAFATLVHPAAVVHASVVLGAGTVVFAGAIIQPDTRLGAHGIVNTGASIDHDCALGSAVHIAPGARLAGGVTVGDEAFVGIGAVAIPGVHIGARATIGAGAAVVRDVPADAVAVGVPARPRTIG, from the coding sequence ATGGCCCGGCTCGTCGTCATCGGCGCAGGCGGTCACGGCAAGGTCGTCGTAGCGACCGCGCAGGCGCTCGGGTGGACGGTGACGGTCGCCGATGACGATCGTGCGAATTGGGGAGGTCAGCTACTCGGGGTACCGGTCGATGGACCGGTGGCGCCGGTGCTCGCCGATACGACAGCGACGTGCGTGCTCGCGATCGGCTCGAATGCCGTGCGCGCCAGGCTCGCTCGCGGCGCGCGCTGCGCGTTCGCGACGCTCGTCCACCCCGCCGCCGTCGTCCACGCCTCGGTGGTACTCGGCGCAGGTACGGTCGTGTTCGCGGGCGCGATCATCCAGCCCGACACCCGGCTCGGTGCGCACGGCATCGTCAACACCGGTGCGTCGATCGACCACGACTGCGCGCTCGGCAGCGCGGTCCATATCGCTCCAGGGGCCCGGCTCGCTGGTGGTGTCACGGTCGGCGACGAGGCCTTCGTCGGGATCGGCGCGGTCGCCATCCCCGGTGTGCACATCGGCGCGCGCGCGACGATCGGCGCCGGCGCGGCCGTCGTGCGCGACGTCCCGGCCGACGCGGTCGCGGTCGGTGTGCCGGCGCGACCGCGGACGATCGGCTGA